One window from the genome of Haloprofundus halobius encodes:
- a CDS encoding ABC transporter ATP-binding protein, translating to MTLLEVNDLSIRYAVEDADVHAVDGANFTVDAGETYGLVGESGCGKTTLAKSILHLLDSNGYIERGEMWFDGTLPQWSDGDGNPRQEIIDDERYPVRADGMTDLAQLNDSQIRDIRWREVALIPQSAMNALNPVYKVGDQIVEAILRHEPQTTKREADDRARDLLERVGIDPERADDYAHEFSGGMKQRAVIAMAMACNPALLIADEPTTALDVIIQDRILEELEKIQEEFGVSILVISHDISVMAEICDRMAVMYGGKIMERGTRDDIFAETANPYTLGLKNSFPTITQKQQRLVSIPGTPPHLRDPDPGCRFRARCPFAVEDCERSHPPMYDVGTVEETGRLQEAIDDRRHGSACYRTDELDEIRTKAMKEETWKKTATQSH from the coding sequence ATGACGTTACTGGAAGTAAACGACCTCTCGATACGATACGCGGTCGAAGACGCGGACGTCCACGCCGTCGACGGCGCGAACTTCACCGTCGACGCGGGTGAAACGTACGGGCTCGTCGGCGAGTCCGGGTGTGGGAAGACGACGCTCGCCAAGAGCATCCTCCACCTGTTGGACTCGAACGGCTACATCGAACGCGGCGAGATGTGGTTCGACGGGACGCTCCCGCAGTGGAGCGACGGCGACGGCAACCCGAGACAGGAGATAATCGACGACGAGCGCTACCCGGTTCGCGCCGACGGGATGACCGACCTCGCACAGTTGAACGACTCTCAGATTCGGGACATCCGGTGGCGCGAGGTGGCGCTCATCCCCCAGAGTGCGATGAACGCACTCAACCCGGTCTACAAGGTGGGCGACCAGATCGTCGAGGCCATCCTCCGACACGAACCGCAGACGACGAAACGCGAAGCCGACGACCGCGCCCGCGACCTGCTCGAACGCGTCGGTATCGACCCCGAGCGGGCCGACGACTACGCCCACGAGTTCTCCGGCGGGATGAAGCAGCGCGCGGTCATCGCGATGGCGATGGCGTGCAACCCCGCGCTGCTCATCGCCGACGAACCGACGACGGCGCTGGACGTCATCATTCAGGACCGCATCCTGGAGGAACTGGAGAAGATTCAGGAGGAGTTCGGCGTCTCCATCCTGGTCATCAGCCACGACATCAGCGTCATGGCCGAGATCTGCGACCGGATGGCCGTCATGTACGGCGGCAAGATCATGGAGCGCGGCACGCGCGACGACATCTTCGCCGAGACGGCGAACCCGTACACGCTCGGGCTGAAGAACTCCTTTCCGACCATCACGCAGAAACAGCAGCGGCTCGTCTCCATCCCGGGAACGCCGCCGCACCTCCGGGACCCCGACCCCGGCTGTCGGTTCCGCGCGCGGTGTCCGTTCGCCGTCGAGGACTGCGAGCGGAGTCACCCGCCGATGTACGACGTCGGGACCGTCGAGGAGACCGGCCGACTGCAGGAAGCCATCGACGACCGCCGCCACGGCTCGGCGTGTTATCGCACCGACGAACTGGACGAGATACGAACGAAGGCGATGAAGGAGGAAACATGGAAAAAGACCGCAACGCAGAGTCACTAG
- a CDS encoding ABC transporter permease, whose amino-acid sequence MATEGEPTTGLASYKKQWEPRVERLRRGWDRFTEHRMGVIGLVILTIFSLWALVPSVFAPHNPDWVAYIGYENARLTGEQVRTLPHPPAFGDPFFAPLGTDSYGRGIATLMVYSASTAMYIGLAAGLLSSLVGVPLGLISGFYGDTWIDETIQRFVDVMYGLPFLPLLIVLVAVRGQTTTNIIIGIAVTSWLNNCIVIRGETLSLRTRAYVESARVAGASDLRIVFRHIMPHVLPLSFVYLAQDAAAAILTQAALAYLGLADFASLSWGIMLESIKSEGYIFTAWWWLIPPGLAIMLLATAFYFIGFSMEDVTNPQR is encoded by the coding sequence ATGGCAACCGAAGGAGAACCAACGACCGGACTCGCATCGTACAAAAAACAGTGGGAGCCGCGCGTCGAACGCCTCCGACGCGGCTGGGACCGATTCACCGAACACCGGATGGGCGTCATCGGTCTCGTCATCCTGACGATATTCTCGCTGTGGGCGCTCGTCCCGAGCGTGTTCGCGCCGCACAACCCCGACTGGGTCGCCTACATCGGCTACGAGAACGCCCGACTGACCGGCGAACAGGTGCGGACGCTGCCGCACCCGCCCGCGTTCGGCGACCCGTTCTTCGCCCCCCTCGGAACGGACTCCTACGGCCGCGGCATCGCGACGCTGATGGTGTATTCGGCGTCGACGGCGATGTACATCGGTCTCGCCGCGGGTCTGCTGTCGAGTCTCGTCGGCGTGCCGCTCGGACTCATCAGCGGCTTCTACGGCGACACCTGGATCGACGAGACCATCCAGCGCTTCGTCGACGTCATGTACGGCCTGCCGTTTCTGCCGCTGCTCATCGTCCTCGTGGCGGTTCGCGGCCAGACGACGACGAACATCATCATCGGCATCGCCGTCACCTCGTGGCTCAACAACTGCATCGTCATCCGCGGTGAGACGCTCTCGCTTCGGACGCGAGCGTACGTCGAATCCGCGAGAGTCGCCGGCGCGAGCGACCTGCGCATCGTCTTCCGGCACATCATGCCGCACGTGCTCCCGCTGTCGTTCGTCTACCTCGCACAGGACGCGGCCGCGGCCATCCTGACGCAGGCGGCGCTGGCGTACCTCGGTCTGGCGGACTTCGCCAGCCTCTCGTGGGGCATCATGCTCGAGAGCATCAAGTCCGAGGGCTACATCTTCACCGCCTGGTGGTGGCTGATTCCGCCCGGACTCGCCATCATGCTGCTCGCAACGGCGTTCTACTTCATCGGCTTCTCGATGGAAGACGTGACCAACCCTCAGAGATAA
- a CDS encoding ABC transporter permease: MTRISGKYLAKRLVVSYLTLLLIMTLLFALIRSAPGTFIDSMISPEMTRDQVERIREVWGLNEPLWKQYLNFMINYQTGNFGRSPTWNVPVWDLILRRMPRTLILFGASYIIAYLVGPLVGMYLGWWRGSQKDKAIFSTSLMVYSMPAFWLGWLFIWFFDYELELLPSAYMMTQFPDFEWNAFTVMADVLVHITLPLVSLSCIGWVGAMLIMRPSMNNVVDEGYVFLARAKGLDERTVMIKHAARNALIPVATGAIVGLAFLIDGAVITEAVFTWPGMGQVLVEAVLNNDYPVTQAAFFMLAVLVVVMRLITDIAYTYLDPRIKFGEEN, encoded by the coding sequence ATGACCAGAATCAGTGGAAAGTATCTCGCAAAGCGACTCGTGGTCTCGTACCTGACCCTCCTGCTCATCATGACGTTGCTGTTCGCGCTCATCCGCAGCGCACCCGGGACGTTCATCGACAGCATGATCTCCCCGGAGATGACCAGAGATCAGGTCGAGCGCATCCGGGAGGTGTGGGGGCTCAACGAGCCGCTGTGGAAACAGTATCTCAACTTCATGATAAACTACCAGACCGGCAACTTCGGCCGGTCGCCGACGTGGAACGTCCCGGTGTGGGACCTCATCCTCCGGCGGATGCCGCGGACGCTCATCCTCTTCGGGGCGAGCTACATCATCGCCTACCTCGTCGGTCCGCTCGTCGGGATGTATCTCGGCTGGTGGCGCGGCTCGCAGAAGGACAAGGCAATCTTCAGCACCTCGCTGATGGTGTACTCCATGCCCGCCTTCTGGCTGGGATGGCTGTTCATCTGGTTCTTCGACTACGAACTGGAGCTTCTCCCGAGCGCCTACATGATGACGCAGTTCCCCGACTTCGAGTGGAACGCATTCACCGTGATGGCCGACGTCCTCGTCCACATCACGCTGCCGCTCGTCAGCCTCTCGTGTATCGGCTGGGTCGGCGCGATGCTCATCATGCGCCCGTCGATGAACAACGTCGTCGACGAAGGGTACGTGTTCTTAGCGCGCGCGAAGGGACTCGACGAACGAACCGTGATGATCAAACACGCGGCGCGGAACGCGCTCATTCCCGTCGCGACCGGCGCGATCGTCGGCTTGGCCTTCCTCATCGACGGGGCGGTCATCACCGAGGCCGTCTTCACGTGGCCGGGGATGGGACAGGTCCTCGTCGAGGCGGTGCTGAACAACGACTACCCCGTGACGCAGGCGGCGTTCTTCATGCTCGCCGTGCTGGTCGTCGTCATGCGACTCATCACCGACATCGCGTACACGTACCTCGACCCGCGAATCAAGTTCGGGGAGGAGAATTAG
- a CDS encoding ABC transporter substrate-binding protein yields the protein MSDDSMNDSRRRFLKASGAGAVALTLAGCSDSGGSGDDDQNNSSDSNDSQDTPEQNTTNPDEIERGGTFTIGMDQQPKGINPLSTSSAYSWSILDYVYCWGTTIDPVNFEVMPSAYTEWTVENASGEDAEPDVYFNLRDGLTFSDGEDLTVEDVIFTYNYLMEKQPGRYVSTVEPIASVEEADNDWDVHLKLSQPIGTYDSTQLQVPLLPKHIWEEVDDYQAYQPQDNDGPIGAGPGEITTYSPDTAIEVTFRDEAPLQNLEWIQDHDNLIAGGPFIDSVRFKIYGSESALTNAFLNDDVDTVYSSIDTSKVEEIQDTDGKSIVEGYDTGYAHYSFNLRRTPLDDLTFRQVLGFAYDDIYWTQQLQRGYVQEGDFVMPPGYSAVRPDADGDAELLTGAASQAFTFRGVDATSSEVDVEGIRQFLTEGQVITGEGGTYVGIDYPGSLTDVSAGQTEAKHDYSFGDVESSVLEDADVDQEIRINGDTIEDINDGPLQMLIYPAKDSPKAAQMVERYVSNLRSIGIPIEREVMTFNTMLNAVYAEEDFDIFPMSWSSLSPFGASSLYGLFHSDNADDHSEENDDGETNTDTMLNNAMGYGLFDDATADDLISQCRTEMETEARNDLAKQAVEQIYLDFPTMVNSYEQVQWPVNSGNWDGFVSNIPGPGDSYLGTNVLQVHQKSD from the coding sequence ATGTCTGACGATTCGATGAACGATAGCCGCCGGCGTTTCCTTAAAGCCTCCGGCGCAGGTGCCGTGGCCCTCACACTCGCTGGTTGCAGCGACTCCGGCGGAAGCGGAGACGACGACCAGAACAACTCGAGCGACTCCAACGACTCCCAGGACACTCCCGAACAGAACACGACCAACCCCGACGAGATCGAACGCGGCGGGACGTTCACCATCGGGATGGACCAGCAGCCGAAGGGAATCAACCCCCTCTCGACCTCCTCTGCGTACTCGTGGAGTATCCTCGACTACGTCTACTGCTGGGGGACCACCATCGACCCCGTCAACTTCGAGGTCATGCCGAGTGCCTACACGGAGTGGACCGTCGAGAACGCCAGCGGCGAGGACGCAGAGCCCGACGTCTACTTCAACCTCCGCGACGGCCTCACCTTCAGCGACGGCGAGGATCTGACAGTCGAGGACGTCATCTTTACGTACAACTACCTGATGGAGAAGCAGCCGGGCCGCTACGTCTCGACGGTCGAACCCATCGCGTCGGTCGAGGAGGCCGACAACGACTGGGACGTCCATCTGAAGCTCAGCCAGCCCATCGGAACGTACGACTCCACGCAGCTGCAGGTTCCGCTGCTCCCGAAACACATCTGGGAGGAGGTCGACGACTATCAGGCCTACCAGCCGCAGGACAACGACGGCCCCATCGGCGCGGGTCCGGGCGAGATCACGACGTACAGCCCGGACACGGCCATCGAAGTGACGTTCCGTGACGAGGCACCGCTGCAGAACCTCGAGTGGATTCAGGACCACGACAACCTGATCGCCGGCGGCCCGTTCATCGACTCCGTCCGCTTCAAGATCTACGGCAGCGAGTCGGCGCTCACGAACGCGTTCCTCAACGACGATGTCGACACGGTGTACAGCAGCATCGACACCTCGAAAGTCGAGGAGATTCAGGACACCGACGGCAAGAGCATCGTCGAGGGCTACGACACGGGCTACGCCCACTACTCGTTCAACCTCCGTCGGACGCCGCTCGACGACCTCACCTTCCGCCAGGTGCTCGGGTTCGCCTACGACGACATCTACTGGACCCAGCAGCTCCAGCGCGGCTACGTCCAAGAGGGCGACTTCGTCATGCCCCCGGGTTACTCCGCGGTTCGCCCCGACGCCGACGGCGACGCCGAACTGCTCACCGGTGCGGCGTCGCAGGCGTTCACCTTCCGCGGTGTCGACGCGACCAGTTCCGAGGTCGACGTCGAGGGAATCCGACAGTTCCTCACCGAGGGGCAGGTCATCACCGGCGAGGGCGGCACCTACGTCGGCATCGACTACCCCGGCAGCCTCACCGACGTGAGCGCGGGCCAGACCGAGGCGAAACACGACTACAGCTTCGGCGACGTCGAGTCGAGCGTGCTGGAAGACGCCGACGTCGACCAGGAGATTCGCATCAACGGCGACACCATCGAAGATATCAACGACGGGCCGCTCCAGATGCTCATCTACCCGGCGAAGGACTCGCCGAAGGCCGCGCAGATGGTCGAGCGCTACGTCTCGAACCTGCGTTCCATCGGTATCCCCATCGAGCGTGAAGTGATGACGTTCAACACGATGCTCAACGCCGTCTACGCCGAGGAGGACTTCGACATCTTCCCGATGTCGTGGAGCAGTCTCTCGCCGTTCGGCGCGAGTTCGCTGTACGGCCTCTTCCACAGCGACAACGCCGACGACCACAGCGAGGAGAACGACGACGGCGAGACCAACACGGACACGATGCTCAACAACGCGATGGGCTACGGTCTCTTCGACGATGCGACCGCCGACGACCTCATCTCGCAGTGCCGCACCGAGATGGAGACGGAGGCGCGCAACGACCTCGCCAAGCAGGCAGTCGAGCAGATCTACCTCGACTTCCCGACGATGGTCAACTCCTACGAACAGGTGCAGTGGCCGGTCAACTCCGGCAACTGGGACGGCTTCGTCAGCAACATCCCCGGTCCGGGCGACAGCTACCTCGGGACGAACGTCCTGCAGGTCCACCAGAAGAGCGACTGA
- a CDS encoding type 1 glutamine amidotransferase domain-containing protein: MVSTLFIVSEEGYWAEECIEPLTTLSEAGVDVTVATPSGSPPVVDERSLDPETVGEEESERLREVHENDDRLNDPEPIATVSASEYDAVVFPGGHGTVWDVNQDRHARQLLRDAVAGDDGKALVVCHAVGLLGFTHTEEGKYVVNERDVTGFPNEWEADIVDDNDVMPDGRKLPYWVEDEVTEAGANWDAELDADTSVTVDGDLITARGPESSHAAATTLLDELGVEAESA, from the coding sequence ATGGTATCCACACTGTTCATCGTCAGCGAGGAGGGGTACTGGGCCGAGGAGTGCATCGAACCGCTCACAACGCTCTCGGAGGCGGGCGTCGACGTCACCGTCGCCACGCCGAGCGGGTCGCCGCCGGTCGTCGACGAGCGCTCGCTCGACCCGGAGACGGTCGGCGAGGAGGAGAGCGAACGGCTCCGGGAGGTCCACGAGAACGACGACCGACTCAACGACCCCGAACCGATAGCGACGGTGTCGGCGTCGGAGTACGACGCGGTCGTCTTCCCCGGCGGTCACGGCACCGTCTGGGACGTCAATCAGGACCGCCACGCGCGGCAACTCCTTCGTGACGCCGTCGCGGGCGACGACGGGAAGGCGCTCGTCGTCTGCCACGCCGTCGGTCTGTTGGGATTCACCCACACCGAGGAGGGCAAGTACGTCGTCAACGAGCGCGACGTGACCGGCTTTCCCAACGAGTGGGAGGCGGACATCGTCGACGACAACGACGTGATGCCCGACGGTCGAAAACTTCCGTACTGGGTCGAAGACGAGGTGACGGAAGCGGGTGCGAACTGGGACGCCGAACTCGACGCCGACACGAGCGTCACCGTCGACGGCGACCTCATCACCGCTCGTGGGCCGGAGTCCTCGCATGCGGCGGCGACGACGCTGCTCGACGAGTTGGGTGTCGAAGCCGAGAGCGCGTAA
- a CDS encoding transcriptional regulator has translation MDETETTRQRIADALREEPSTASGLSTSVDAPRSVVYDHLRHVAQSLDGTDEQFLVAPPECRNCGFSNYDDPVNYPSRCPDCRSENIEEAVFKIE, from the coding sequence ATGGACGAGACGGAGACGACCCGGCAGCGAATCGCCGACGCGCTCAGGGAGGAGCCGTCGACCGCCAGCGGCCTCTCGACCAGCGTCGACGCGCCTCGGTCGGTCGTCTACGACCACCTCAGACACGTCGCCCAGTCGCTCGACGGCACCGACGAGCAGTTTCTGGTCGCCCCGCCGGAGTGTCGAAACTGCGGGTTCTCGAACTACGACGACCCGGTGAACTACCCCTCACGGTGTCCCGACTGTCGAAGCGAGAACATCGAGGAAGCGGTGTTCAAAATCGAGTAA
- a CDS encoding sugar phosphate nucleotidyltransferase: MKAVVLAGGYATRLWPITKQRPKMFLPVGDSTVIDTIFTDLEADDRISEVFVSTNEYFADEFERYLADSTFEKPTLSVEETRAEDEKFGVVGALAELVEREGVEEDLVVIAGDNLISFDVAEFVDFFEEKDSPILAAYDVGSRERAKSYGLVRLDGDQVVEFQEKPADPKSTLVSIACYAFPAETLPKLDEYLASDNNPDEPGWFLQWLQSRDSVYAFSFEDAWYDIGTPESYLEAVAWKLDGDNFVHDDATVENSDLGENVQVLAGAEVRDSTLDNSVVFSDATVADSTLRDTITDRETHIEGLQLIDTLVGEHSKLVGDE; encoded by the coding sequence ATGAAGGCAGTCGTTCTCGCCGGAGGGTACGCTACGAGGCTTTGGCCGATCACCAAGCAGCGCCCGAAGATGTTTCTCCCGGTGGGAGACTCGACGGTCATCGACACTATTTTCACCGACCTCGAGGCGGACGACCGCATCTCGGAGGTGTTCGTCAGTACGAACGAGTACTTCGCCGACGAGTTCGAGCGCTATCTCGCCGACTCGACGTTCGAGAAACCGACGCTGTCGGTCGAGGAGACGCGCGCCGAAGACGAGAAGTTCGGCGTCGTCGGCGCGCTCGCGGAGTTGGTCGAACGCGAGGGCGTCGAGGAAGACCTCGTCGTCATCGCCGGCGACAACCTCATCAGCTTCGACGTCGCGGAGTTCGTCGACTTCTTCGAGGAGAAGGACTCTCCGATTCTGGCCGCCTACGACGTCGGGTCGCGCGAACGAGCGAAGTCGTACGGTCTCGTCCGACTCGACGGCGACCAGGTCGTCGAGTTCCAGGAGAAACCAGCGGACCCAAAGAGCACACTCGTCTCCATCGCCTGCTACGCGTTCCCCGCGGAGACGCTGCCGAAACTCGACGAGTATCTCGCCTCCGACAACAACCCCGACGAACCCGGGTGGTTCCTCCAGTGGTTGCAGTCGCGTGATTCCGTCTACGCGTTCAGTTTCGAGGACGCGTGGTACGACATCGGAACGCCCGAGAGCTACCTCGAAGCCGTCGCGTGGAAACTCGACGGCGACAACTTCGTCCACGACGACGCGACGGTCGAAAACAGCGACCTCGGCGAGAACGTTCAGGTGTTGGCCGGCGCGGAGGTTCGGGATTCGACGCTCGACAACTCCGTCGTCTTCTCGGACGCGACTGTCGCCGACTCGACGCTCCGCGATACGATCACCGACCGAGAGACCCACATCGAGGGACTGCAGTTGATCGACACGCTCGTCGGTGAACACTCGAAACTCGTCGGCGACGAATAA
- a CDS encoding diphthine--ammonia ligase yields MTDDWVSLFSGGKDSSWALYQALESGLNVSRLLTVHPEGDSYMYHVPETRLARLAAESVGIELVEVEPDSFEAELATDSGEQGDAELEPMEAALRELSEELDLAGVTAGAVESEFQTNRIRQMCDRLGIDLFAPLWRENPRELADAMLGAGFEIRIVQVAAHGLDESWLGRTLDADAIAELEALNDEYGVHILGEGGEFETLVTDGPHMSRPIELEYETEWEGTRGRIRVSDARLGERKSP; encoded by the coding sequence ATGACCGACGACTGGGTGAGCCTCTTTTCGGGCGGCAAAGACTCCTCGTGGGCGCTCTACCAAGCACTCGAATCGGGACTAAACGTGAGTCGACTGCTCACCGTCCACCCCGAGGGCGACTCGTACATGTACCACGTCCCCGAGACGCGACTGGCGCGACTCGCCGCCGAGAGCGTCGGTATCGAACTCGTCGAAGTCGAACCAGATTCCTTCGAGGCTGAGTTAGCAACCGACTCCGGCGAGCAGGGCGACGCCGAACTCGAACCGATGGAGGCGGCGCTGCGAGAACTGAGCGAGGAACTCGACTTGGCGGGTGTCACCGCGGGAGCGGTCGAAAGCGAGTTTCAGACCAACCGGATTCGACAGATGTGTGACCGCCTCGGCATCGACCTCTTTGCCCCCTTGTGGCGGGAGAACCCCCGCGAACTCGCCGACGCGATGCTCGGCGCCGGGTTCGAGATTCGCATCGTTCAGGTCGCCGCCCACGGCCTCGACGAGTCGTGGCTGGGGCGGACGCTCGACGCCGACGCCATCGCGGAGTTGGAAGCACTCAACGACGAGTACGGCGTCCACATCCTCGGCGAGGGCGGCGAGTTCGAGACGCTGGTGACAGACGGCCCGCACATGTCCCGGCCTATCGAGTTGGAGTACGAGACCGAGTGGGAGGGGACGCGAGGGCGGATTCGCGTCAGCGACGCTCGACTCGGCGAGCGGAAATCTCCCTGA
- a CDS encoding phosphoadenosine phosphosulfate reductase family protein produces MTEQFPAYIDVDYDAGRSQTAADYPSLGDKIEKAAELTAQALDQYENPAVMWTGGKDSTLVLYVVMEVARENGHEVPPVVFIDHFEHFPEATEFVDRWVDEWDLELVVARNEEFARLGAEPGDEFAVSELSEATRKELTRLEYDDETLVLDADTFVGNHLLKTVALNETLTEYGFDGIFSGVRWDEQESRADETFFSPRHDSEKYPPHDRIHTILQFDEGDVWDAFWNFVVPDTVEGYPAGHVPESRDDLPDGLTAEDLPVSPKYFEGFRSLGTESGSAKSDERPAWMQDLEVTTEREGRAQDKENIMGRLRDLGYM; encoded by the coding sequence ATGACCGAGCAGTTTCCCGCGTACATCGACGTCGACTACGACGCCGGACGTTCACAGACCGCCGCCGATTACCCCAGCCTCGGCGACAAAATCGAGAAGGCGGCCGAACTCACCGCGCAGGCGCTCGACCAGTACGAGAACCCCGCGGTGATGTGGACCGGCGGGAAGGACTCGACGCTCGTCCTCTACGTCGTGATGGAGGTCGCCCGCGAGAACGGCCACGAGGTGCCGCCGGTCGTCTTCATCGACCACTTCGAGCACTTCCCCGAGGCGACCGAGTTCGTCGACCGCTGGGTCGACGAGTGGGACCTCGAACTCGTCGTCGCGCGCAACGAGGAGTTCGCTCGCCTCGGCGCGGAACCCGGCGACGAGTTCGCCGTGAGCGAACTCAGCGAGGCGACGCGGAAGGAACTCACCCGGTTGGAGTACGACGACGAGACGCTCGTCCTCGACGCCGACACGTTCGTCGGCAACCACCTGCTGAAGACCGTCGCACTGAACGAGACGCTCACCGAGTACGGGTTCGACGGCATCTTCTCGGGCGTCCGCTGGGACGAACAGGAATCCCGTGCCGACGAGACGTTCTTCAGCCCGCGCCACGACTCCGAGAAGTACCCGCCGCACGACCGCATCCACACGATCCTCCAGTTCGACGAAGGCGACGTCTGGGACGCGTTCTGGAACTTCGTCGTCCCCGACACCGTCGAGGGCTACCCGGCCGGACACGTCCCCGAGTCGCGCGACGATTTGCCCGACGGACTGACCGCCGAGGACCTCCCCGTCTCGCCGAAGTACTTCGAGGGCTTTCGGTCGCTCGGCACCGAGTCGGGGTCGGCGAAATCCGACGAGCGCCCGGCGTGGATGCAGGATTTGGAGGTCACGACCGAACGAGAGGGCCGCGCGCAGGACAAAGAGAACATCATGGGTCGGTTGCGCGACTTGGGGTACATGTGA
- a CDS encoding phosphoadenosine phosphosulfate reductase family protein gives MPEGFPEYVDVDYSDGEGETPEDYPSIQHKIEKAIEVTKTGLEEYENPAVMWTGGKDSTLTLYFVNEVAERYDLEKPPAVFIDHYQHFDDLFDFVDRWADEWNLEVKFARNTDIGDYVDEHGLTPGDDIPISELSEHNQHHVRNILEYEEDEFPFLLDTYVGNHLLKTVALNDTLESEDIDGIISGIRWDEQEARADETFFSPRHDPEIYPPHDRIQPILQFDEADVWETFWHFVVPETVEEYPDEGYVPQDYDDLPNGLTHEDIPVSPKYFEGFRSLGSEISTDKTESTPAWLQDLDNTTERAGRAQDKEDLMERLRDLGYM, from the coding sequence ATGCCCGAAGGCTTCCCGGAGTACGTCGACGTAGATTACAGCGACGGAGAGGGCGAGACGCCCGAAGATTACCCGAGCATCCAGCACAAAATCGAGAAAGCCATCGAGGTGACGAAGACCGGCCTCGAAGAGTACGAGAACCCCGCAGTAATGTGGACCGGCGGGAAGGACTCGACGCTGACGCTGTACTTCGTCAACGAGGTCGCGGAGCGCTACGACCTCGAAAAACCGCCCGCGGTGTTCATCGACCACTACCAGCATTTCGACGACCTGTTCGACTTCGTCGACCGCTGGGCCGACGAGTGGAACCTCGAAGTGAAGTTCGCCCGCAACACCGACATCGGCGACTACGTCGACGAACACGGGTTGACTCCCGGCGACGACATCCCGATTTCGGAACTCTCCGAACACAACCAACACCACGTTCGGAACATCCTCGAATACGAGGAGGACGAGTTCCCGTTCCTGCTCGACACGTACGTCGGCAACCACCTGCTGAAGACCGTCGCGCTGAACGACACCCTCGAATCCGAGGACATCGACGGCATCATCTCCGGCATCCGCTGGGACGAACAGGAGGCCCGCGCCGACGAGACGTTCTTCTCGCCGCGTCACGACCCAGAGATCTACCCGCCGCACGACCGCATTCAACCGATTCTCCAGTTCGACGAGGCCGACGTCTGGGAGACGTTCTGGCACTTCGTCGTCCCCGAGACCGTCGAGGAGTACCCCGACGAAGGGTACGTCCCGCAGGACTACGACGACCTGCCGAACGGCCTCACTCACGAGGACATTCCGGTGTCGCCGAAGTACTTCGAGGGCTTCCGCTCGCTGGGCAGCGAAATCTCCACCGACAAGACGGAGTCGACGCCCGCCTGGTTGCAGGACCTCGACAACACGACCGAACGCGCGGGCCGCGCCCAGGACAAAGAGGACCTGATGGAGCGCCTGCGCGACCTCGGTTACATGTAA
- a CDS encoding DUF7110 family protein: protein MSGRVYRLHSTLELPLEDVEDYFDGNPDLPPEIADIDITRRNNTLIIKAISDDESLSKYTPTAQLKASVTETRVYEEEPPRAGGPQWAQDEEEEIPSELVEFACFKGDRETVLQNTALQFPMFQVLCEIAKLAEKGTLTAITEEDGDLLATRIVEGDIRPASVEVVENPQQNSSNGNGINWRDNKFIN, encoded by the coding sequence ATGTCAGGCCGCGTATATAGACTCCACTCGACGCTCGAACTGCCACTCGAAGATGTCGAGGATTACTTCGACGGTAATCCCGATCTCCCGCCGGAGATCGCAGACATCGACATCACCCGACGAAACAACACCCTCATCATCAAAGCCATCTCGGACGACGAGAGCCTGAGCAAGTACACACCGACTGCACAGCTCAAGGCGAGCGTCACGGAGACGCGCGTGTACGAGGAGGAACCGCCGCGAGCGGGCGGTCCGCAGTGGGCACAGGACGAGGAGGAGGAGATCCCCTCCGAACTCGTCGAGTTCGCCTGTTTCAAAGGCGACCGCGAGACGGTACTGCAGAACACGGCGCTGCAGTTCCCGATGTTTCAGGTGTTGTGCGAGATAGCGAAACTCGCCGAGAAAGGCACCTTGACCGCCATCACCGAGGAGGACGGCGACCTCCTCGCGACCCGTATCGTCGAGGGTGACATCCGACCGGCGAGCGTCGAAGTCGTCGAGAACCCCCAGCAGAACAGTTCGAACGGCAACGGTATCAACTGGCGCGACAACAAGTTCATCAACTGA